CGCCGCCGGACAGCGTCCCCGCGAGCTGGTCGACCGTCTCGCCGCTGAACAGGAACGCGCCGAGGATGCGGCGCAGCTCCACCTCGGAGGTGTCCGGGGCGGCGGAGCGCATGTTGTCCAGCAGCGAGCGGTCGTGGTCGAGCGTCTCGTGCTCCTGCGCGTAGTAGCCCATCCGCAGCCCGTGGCCCGGGTTGACCCGGCCGGTGTCCGCCGGCTCGACCCCGGCGAGGATCCGCAGCAGCGTCGTCTTGCCGGCCCCGTTGAGGCCGAGGACGACGACCCTGGTTCCCCGGTCGATCGCCAGGTCGACGTCGGTGAAGACCTCCAGCGACCCGTAGGACTTCGACAGTCCCTCGGCGGTCAGCGGGGTGCGCCCGCACGGCGCCGGGTTCGGGAAGCGCAGCTTCGCGACCTTGTCCGCGACCCGGGTCTCGGCGAGGCCGGCGGCCAGCCGGTCGGCGCGGCGGTCCATCTGGTGCGCGGCCCGTGCCTTGGTCGCCTTGGCGCGCATCTTGTCGGCCTGGGCCTTCAACGAGTCGATCTTCTTCTCGGCGTTCGCCCGCTCGCGCTTGCGCCGCTTCTCGTCCTGCTCGCGCTGGGTCAGGTAGGTCTTCCAGCCGACGTTGTAGACGTCGAGTGCGGTGCGGTTCGCGTCCAGGTGGAAGACCTTGTTGACGGACTTGTCGAGCAGGTCGACGTCGTGGCTGATCACGATCAGGCCGCCGGTGTGGGCCCGCAGGAAGTCCCGCAACCAGCCGATCGAGTCGGCGTCGAGGTGGTTGGTCGGCTCGTCGAGCAGCAGCGTCGCGTCGGCGTTGCCCGCGCCGGCGAACAGGATCCGGGCGAGTTCCACCCGGCGGCGCTGGCCGCCCGACAGGGTGCCGATCGCCTGCGCGAGCACGCGGTCGGGCAGGCCGAGCGACGAGCAGATCCGCGCGGCCTCCGCCTCGGCCGCGTAGCCGCCGAGCACGCCGAAGCGTTCCTCGAGCCGGCCGTAGCGGCGGATGGCCCGGTCACGGGCGGTGTCGTCGGCGAGCTCGGCCATCTCGACCTGCAGCTTGTCCATGTCGCGCAGGAGCTCGTCGAGGCCGCGGGCGGACAGCACCCGGTCGCGGGCCGACTCGGTCAGGTCGCCGCTGCGCGGGTCCTGCGGCAGGTAGCCGACCTCGCCTCGCACGTCGATCTTGCCGCCGAACGGCAGGGTCTCCCGCGCCAGCGTCTTCAGGAGGGTCGTCTTGCCCGCGCCGTTGCGTCCGACGAGACCGATCCGGTCCCCCGGCTGCACTCGGAACGACACCGGCTCGACGAGGATCCTGGCTCCGGCCCGCAGCTCCAGGTCGGTCGCGATGATCATGAAGTATGTGGCCTCTCGGGACGTGGACGTGGGAGGACAGCCACGACCGCGCGCGGCGGCCGCTCGTCAGGGCAGGCAGGAAGGCGGGTAGGCGGCCAGCGGTCAGCCCGTTGGCGGGCCGACTTGGCTCGCTCGCTCACTCCAGCTGGACGAGGCGCTCCATCAGGTACCTGAGGCCGTTTCCGATCGGTCCGGGGCTCGGCCCCGGGGCAATGGACTCGGGCGTGGACGAGGCCCGCCCGCGAGAACGACCGGCGGCCCACGCCGCCCCCGCGCGGTCGACAGGCGCTCGGCCCGCGTCACGGCGGAGGCATCATCTCCAGGGTACGTGCGCCGGGGCGGCGAGATCCTCGCCCAGGGTGTTAAACCGGCGTCACTCAGCCACCGCCCGCTCGGGTGGCCAGCCGGCCGGCTCGGGCCCGCCGGCCGCTACCTAGCTCAGGCGGGTGACGTTCACCGTGACGCCAAGCGACGACGAGGTGCCGCCCGAGTAGACGCCGCGCATGGGCGACACGTCGTCGTAGTCGCGGCCGCGGGCGACGACGACGTGCCGCTCGCCCGCGCGCACGGCGTTGGTCGGGTCGAAGCCCCACCAGTCGCCGAACCAGCCCTCCACCCAGGCGTGACTCTGGCCCTCGACCGTCTCCCCCGGCTCGGCGTCCACGAGCGGGTGCAGGTAGCCGGACACGTATCGGCCCGGCATCCCGGCCGCGCGCATCAGTACCAGCGCGAGGTGCGCGAAGTCCTGGCAGACGCCCTCGCACTGCCGCCAGGCCTCGACGGCGGACGTGTGCACGCCGGTCGTGCCCGGGCGGTAGGTCAGCCGGTCGCGTACCCAGTCGCCGACGGCGAGCACGAAGTCGGCCGGGTCGTGCGCCGCGGCGAGCTCCCTGCCCGCCTCGACGAGCTCGGGGTGGTCGGGGGTGTAGCGGGCGGGGCGGAGGAACTCGACGTGCCGGTCGGCGGTCTCGTCGGAGCGCAGCGCCGGCCAGCTCGCGGCACCGGCGGGCGGCTCATGCTCGGGCGCGGTGCGCACCAACGAGCGCCCGGTGACCACCAGCTCCGTATGCGGGGTGTGGATGTCGAACGCGGTCACCTGGGTACCCCAGTAGTCCCAGTACCGGTAGGTGGTGACCGCCGGCTCGGTGCGCACGGTCGCCTCCAGCGTCAGCTGCCCGCTGCCGGTCTGCGGAACGATCCGCGCCTCGTTGTACGACGACAGGACCGGGCTGGAGTACCGATAACCCGTCGAGTGCTCCACGCGTATCTGCCAGCTCATGTCAGTCCTTCCGGAGCGGGGTCAGACCGGGACCTTGGTGGCCCAGGCACGCGGCGACTCCCGGGCGAAGTAGCGGTCCGTGATGGCGGCGCTGACCTCCGAGCAGGTCCGCTGCATGCCGCGCAGCAGCTCCGGCATGTCCTCGACCAGCTCGTCGACGCCGCGGAACTCCAGCTCGGTACGGGCCAGGCCCACGCCACGGCGGGCCGCGTCATGCACCGTGGTCCGCCCACCCCGGCGGCCGCTGTCGAGCTCGGCGAGGATCTGCTCGGCGAGCGCGAGCGACCAGTAGACCGAGCGCGGGAACAGCCGGTCCAGCAGCAGGAACTCGGCGACCCGGGAGGCGTCGACCGCGCGCCGGTAGGTGCGCAGGTAGGACTCGTGCGCGCCACAGGAACGCAGCAGGCTCACCCAGCTCTGCGAGTTCGGGTCGTCGCCGATGCTCGACGACAGCAGCCGGGCGGTCATGTCGACCCGCTCCAGGCTGCGGCCGAGCGCCAGGAACCGCCAGCCGTCGTCGCGGGCCAGGGTGGCGTCCACCAGCCCGGCGAGCATCGCGGTGCGCTCGCGGATGTACCGGAAGAAGATGTGCGGGCCGAGGCGGCGGGCGAGCTGCTCGGTGTGGTCGAGCTCGTTCCAGGTCGCGTTGAGGCATTCCCAGGCCTCGCTGGACACGACCACCCGGGCGCTGCGCGCGTTCTCCCGAGCCGCCGAGATCGCGCCGACGATGCTCGACGAGTTGTTCCGGTCATAGCCCAGCAGCTCGACGACCAGGTGCGAGTCGACAGATCCGGCGGGCGGCGGGGTTCCCATCACCGCGAGCAGCTCACGCCCGGCCGACGCCTCGTCCAACCAGGGGTCCTCCAGCACGCGGTGGACGTGGACGTCGAGGATGCGCGACGTGCTCTCGGCCCGCTCGACGTACCGGCCGATCCAGAACAGGGACTCCGCGATCCGGCTCAGCATGTGGCCACCGCCTCGTCCTGGTCGCGCTGTTGGTTCTGTTGTTGCTGTTGTTGTTGCTCGCCGGACGAGTCTGGTCCTAGGTCGGGGCCCTGGGCGGTCTCGAAGTCGCCGACGACGTGGCGGCCGTAGGCGCCGGGGCGTTCGCCCTCGGCGAGCTCGGGCGCGAGTACCCAGGTGTCCTTCGAGCCGCCGCCCTGGCTGGAGTTGACCACCAGGCTGCCTCTGGGCAGCGCGACCCGGGTGAGCCCGCCGGGCAGAACCCAGATCCGGTTGCCATCGTTGACGGCGAACGGCCGCAGGTCGATGTGGCGCGGGCCGAGCCGGTCGCTGGACAGCGTCGGCGACGTCGACAGCCGCACCACGCGCTGCGCGATCCAGCCCCGCGGGTCGGCGATCACCTGCGTGCGCAGCGTCGCCAGCTCCTCGTCGGTGGCCTGCGGCCCGATGACGATGCCCTTGCCACCGGAGCCGTCGACCGGCTTGACGACGAGCTCGTCGAGGTGGTCGAGCACGTAGGCGCGCTGGTCGGGATCCTCGACCCGGTACGTGTCGACGTTGGGCAGGATCGGCTCCTCGCCGAGGTAGTACCGGATCAGTTCCGGGACGTAGGTGTACATGAGCTTGTCGTCGGCGACGCCGTTGCCGACGCCGTTGGCGATCGTGACCCGCCCGGCCCGGGCGGCGTTGACCAGCCCGGCGCAGCCGACGACCGACTCGGGCCGGAACTGCAGCGGGTCGAGCCAGTCGTCATCGACCCGGCGGTAGATGACGTGCACAGGCTGCTCACCCTCGGTGGTGCGCATCGTCACCCGGTTGTTACGGATCGTGAGGTCACGGCCCTCGACCAGCTCGACGCCCATCTGCCGGGCGAGCAGCGCGTGCTCGAAGTAGGCCGAGTTGTAGATGCCCGGGGTGAGCACGACGACCGTCGGATCGGCCACCTCGGGCGGCGCCGCGGCGCGCAGCGCGTGCAGCAGATGCGAGGCGTAGTCGGCGACCGGGCGGACCCGGTGGGTGGCGAACAGCTCCGGGAACACCCTGGTCATCGCCCGGCGGTTCTCGATGACGTAGCTGACCCCGCTCGGCACCCGGACGTTGTCCTCGAGCACCCGGAAGCGACCGTCCTCGTCGCGGATCAGGTCGATGCCGGAGACGTGGCAGCGCACCCCGTTGGGCGGGTCGATGCCGTGCGCGGCCCGGTGGAAGTGCGAGCTGGACATCACCAGCCGGCGCGGCAGGATGCCCTCCTCGAGGACCTCGGCGCGGCCGTAGACGTCGGCGAGGAACGCCTCCAGCGCGCGCACCCGCTGGACCACGCCACGTTCGATGGTGTCCCACTCGGAGCCCGACAGCAGCCGGGGAACCAGGTCCAGCGGGAACGGGCGCTCCTCCCCGAAGAGGATGAACGTGATCCCCGCGTCCCGGAACGCCCGGTCGAGCGCCGCCTTGCGGGCCGCCAGGTCACCACTGCTCAGTGGCCGCAACGCGTCGTAGAGAGCCGCGTACACCTCTCGAGGCGTGTCAGCAGCCTCGAAAACCTCGTCCCAAGCGGCGGTGGCCTGCACCTCCGCCGGATATCCCTCGAACAGGTCCGCCACGGCCGCAGCGTAGGGCGCGGATGTTTCCACGACATAACCAACCGATCTACCCCAACGGTGACCAGAACCACTCCACCAGAACACCGGAAGGCCACCCCTAAGACACCACGGTCGCCCGTGGTCCTGCGTCGCCCGCCGCGACCCGCGCTCCCGAGCAGGCCAGGACCGTGAGAGGCTGGGCGGCGGCGCCACGGATCAGGCGCGGCCGCCGCGCGACCGGCGCTCCAGACATCTCTGGCCCTGACCTCGATCGGAAAGGCCGCACACGCCATGACGACGCTGCTGGTGACCGGTGCCGCCGGCTTCATCGGATCGAACTTCGTGCGCTACTGGCGCACCTGGCACCCGGCCGACCGGATCGTCGCGCTCGACGCGCTCACCTACGCCGGCCTGCGCGAGAACCTCGCCGACGTGCTCGACGCCGCGGCGGACGAGGGCGAGGCGACGTTCGTCCACGGCGACATCCGCGACCGGGAGCTCATCGAGTCGCTGCTGCGCGAGCACAGGGTCGACACGGTGGTCAACTTCGCCGCCGAGTCGCACAACAGCCTGGCGATCCTGCGGCCCGGTGACTTCTTCTCCACCAACGTGATGGGTACCCAGACCCTCCTGGAGGCGGCCCGCACGGTGGGCGTCGGCCGGTTCCACCAGATCTCCACCTGCGAGGTCTACGGCGACCTGGACCTCGACGACCCGGGAGCCTTCACCGAGGACTCGCCCTACCTGCCGCGCACCCCCTACAACGCGGCCAAGGCCGGCGGTGACCACGCCGTACGCGCCTACGGCTACACCTACGGCCTGCCGATCACCATCACGAACTGCTCGAACAACTACGGGCCGTACCAGTTCCCGGAGAAGGTCATCCCGCTGTTCATCGCCCGGGCGCTGCGGGGCGAGCCGCTGCCGCTGTACGCGTCCACGAAGAACCGGCGCGAGTGGCTGCACGTCACCGACCACTGCCGGGCGATCGACGCGGTGCTCGAACGCGGCCGGATCGGCGAGACCTACCATGTCGGCAGCGGCGTCGAGGCTGACATCGAGACCATCGCCGACACGATCCTCGCCGAGCTCGGCCTGCCCGACACGCTCAAGACGATCGTGCCGGACCGCCCGTCGCACGACCGTCGCTACCTGCTGGACTCCGGCAAGCTGCGCGCGGAGCTGGGCTGGGCACCGCAGATCGAGTTCACCGACGGCATGCGCTCGACGATCGCCTGGTACCGCGACAACGAGTCCTGGTGGAGTCCGCTCATCGGCCGCTCCCCCGTCCAGGAGACCGCCTGGAGCGGCACCTGACCGACCGTCCTCGGCACGGGGCCGATTCGCGGGTCCATTCGCCGGTCGGCCCCGGCCCGGTCATCGAAATGCCAGCTCAACGACGTCAGCAAGGGCGTGTGCGGGCGAGCTCGGCGCACTAGGCTGCGAGATGTGCCGGATTTGCCTGGTCGGTCAAGATGAGGGGGCCGGGGCCCAGGGTGCTCGGCCTGGTGCTCGCTGGTGGCAAGGGGACGCGGCTGGCTCCGCTCACCGCCGACCGTGCCAAGCCCGCGGTGCCGTTCGGCGGGCTGTACCGGCTGGTCGACTTCGCGCTGTCGAACCTGGTGAACGCCGGCTACCTGCGGATCGCGGTGCTCACCCAGTACAAGAGCCACAGCCTGGACCGGCACATCACCACCACCTGGCGGATGAGCACCCTGCTGGGCAACTACATCACCCCGGTGCCAGCCCAGCAGCGCCTCGGCCCGCAGTGGTTCGCCGGCAGCGCCGATGCCATCCACCAGTCGCTCAACCTGGTCCATGACGAGTCCCCGGACATCGTGGTCGTCTTCGGCGCGGACCACGTCTACCGGATGGACCCGCGCCAGATGGTCGCCCAGCACATCGAGACCGGCGCCGGGGTGACGGTCGCCGCGCTGCGGGTGCCGCGCACGGAGGCCGAGGGGTTCGGCGTCATCCGGCCGGCGGCCGACGGCCGCACGATCGAGGCGTTCCTCGAGAAGCCGGCCGACCCGCCGGGGCTCCCGGACTCGCCCGACGAGACGTTCGCGTCGATGGGCAACTACGTCTTCTCGACGAAGGTGCTCCTCGACGCCCTGCACGCCGACGCCGCCGACCCGGACAGCGTGCATGACATGGGCGGCGACATCATCCCGAGGCTCGTCAACCAGGGCCTCGCCGGCGTCTACGACTTCAGCGAGAACGAGGTTCCCGGCGCCAAGGAGCGCGACCGGGGCTACTGGCGGGACGTGGGAACGATCGACGCCTACTTCGACGCCCACATGGACCTGTGCACCCTCGAACCGGTGTTCAACCTGTACAACCCGCACTGGCCGATCCTGACCAGCGTCCCGTCGCTGCCGCCGGCGAAGTTCGTCCGGGACGCCCCCGGCCGCACCGGCATGGCGGTGGACAGCATCGTGAGCAACGGGGTGATCGTCTCCGGTGGCCTGCTGCGCCGCTCGGTCCTGTCCCCCGGGGTGCGGGTGAACTCGTGGGCACGGGTGGAGAACGCGGTGGTCATGAACAACACCGTGGTCGGCCGGCGGGCGGTGGTGCGGGACGCGATCCTCGACAAGAACGTCGTCGTCCCGCCCGGCGCCGAGGTCGGCGTCGACAAGGAGCACGATCTGGCTCGCGGGTACACGGTCAGCGCCGAGGGCATCACCGTCGTCGGCAAGGGCGTCACCGTCGAGTAGCCGGCCGTCTCGGCCTCGTCCGGCACCAACCCCCCAGCAACACCAACACCTCAGCAAAAGGACCACGTGGGATGCGCGTCGCGCTGCTGACCCGGGAGTACCCGCCGAACGTCTATGGCGGCGCCGGCGTGCACGTCGAGTACCTGGCCCGCGAGCTCGCTCGCCTCGTCGACCTGACCGTCCACTGCGAGGGCGACCCGAAGGCGGATGACCCGGCCATCCCGTCGCCCAGCGCAGGCGGCCCGGTCCCGGCGGTCCGGCGTCACCGGCCGTGGACCGAGCTGGACGGCGCGAACGACGCTCTTCGCACCTTCTCTCTGGACCTGTCCATGGCGGGCGCGGCGACCATCGACCTGGGCGGCGTGGACCTCATCCACTCGCACACCTGGTACACGAACCTGGGCGGCCACCTCGCGGCGATGCTCGCCGGGGTGCCACACGTGCTGACGTCGCACTCGCTGGAACCGCGCCGCCCGTGGAAGGCCGAGCAGCTCGGCGGCGGCTACCGACTGTCCTCCTGGGCGGAGAAGACCGCCATCGAGGCCGCGTCCGCCGTCGTCGCCGTCAGCGCTGGCATGAGGACCGACATCCTCGACGCCTACCCCGGTGTCGACCCGGCGAGGGTCCACGTCATCCGCAACGGGATCGACACGGACGAGTACTCCCCCGACCTGGGCACCGACGTGCTGGAACGCCACGGCGTCGACCCGGACCGCCCGTCGGTGGTCTTCGTCGGCCGGATCACCCGGCAGAAGGGCGTACCGGTGCTGCTGCGCGCGGCGGCGGAGCTGGACCCGCGCGCCCAGCTGGTCCTGTGCGCCGGCGCTCCAGACACCCCCGAGCTGCTGGCGGAGGTGACCGAGCTCGTCGACGCGCTCCATGCCCGCCGCGACGGCGTCATCTGGATCTCCGGCATGCTCCAGAAGCCCGAGGTCATCCAGCTGCTCTCGCACGCCTCCCTGTTCGCCTGCCCGTCGGTCTACGAGCCGCTGGGCATCGTCAACCTGGAGGCCATGGCCTGCGGCGCCGCGGTCGTCGCCTCCCGGGTCGGCGGCATCCCCGAGGTCGTCGACGACGGGGTTACCGGCCTCCTCGTCCCCCCGGACGACCCGCCGGCGCTGGCCGCGGCCATGAACGAGCTCCTGGCGGATCCCGCGCGCTCCGGAGCCATGGGCCGGGCAGGCCGCGACCGCGCCGTCACCGAGTTCGGCTGGCCCGCCGTCGCCCGCCAGACCGCCCGCCTCTACGAGTCCCTCCTCGCCGGCTGACACCCGGCCACCGGGCAGCCAAAAGAGCCCAAGTCCTTGTGGACTTGGGCTCTTCAACCGCCGGGGGCGATCACCCGTCGCCTCGTAGTTCTTACCTATTTTGGCTTCGGACTCGTCCTCGACGGCACTAGCTACATACCTCCAGTGCCGACCCGCAAACACAGCGTTACAAGATTTTCTGGACCCGCGACAGTTGCGCCGGCGCACCAGTCCGCCGGCGACACCCCGCGGCTCCAACAGGCCTGCCAACAGCCGGCAAGTCGCACGGATCCGCCAGCGTTCGATCAAGCCAAGGTACGAGCGCACCACCGGTCGCGCCGACCCACCATCGAAGCGCCCCCATGCGGTCCAGGACGACACTCATCGCCAGATGCACGTGCATATGCTCACCCATATGCACGCGCTACCATAAAGTGACCGTGTCGCCCACAGACTTCCGGAGTTCGCCCCATGGATCGGTTGGTCGATGCGACGTGCCAGCGCTCGCGGGCTCCGCGGAGGAAAACGACCATGACCATGCGCGAACGACCTCAACCTCCAGCCGTCGACCACGACTCCGGCCGGTTCCCGGTCGCCGTCGTCGTCGACGGCTGGAATGTCCGGAGCCAGGTCAGCCGGGCCTTCGGCCAGGCCAGGCACGTGACGTACCCGGGACTCGTCGGCGGTCTCCGGGCCTACGGGCTCGAGGTGGTCTCCGCCGACCTCGCGCTTGGCATCGAGCCGGCGGACGGGCCACGGTCGGTCACCCCCGGAGGCAGGCTGGCGGCGGCGCTGGCCGACAACAACGAGTTCGCGCGGCGGTGGGAGACGACTCCCGGTGCCAGGACTCTGCCCGGCCGGCTGCGGTTGTCGGACACCCGAGGAGAGTTGGAGGAGAAGCTGGTCGACGTCCTCTGCGCCGTCCAGATCTGCCGTCTGGCCACCCAGATTCAGCAGGGTGACTCATCAGCCCGTGGAATCGTCCTACTCAGCCGCGACATGGATCTCATCCCGGCGTGCCAGTTCGCGCACGAACTCGATGTTCCCGTCTGGGTCGCGGCCCGGGAGACCGTCCACCGGCGCCGCCGAGATCACGGCTGGCTTCTCCTGGATGACGCCGCATTGGCCACGATGGCCGGGTTTCGCGGCCGGGCGGTGCTCGAACGGCGAGCGACGGTCGCCCGGCTCCTCCATCCGGCCGCCGGGATGCCCCCGCCCCCGTGCCGCGTGATCGTGTCCAGCGTCGACGGTCCCGGACGGTCGGTGCGGCTCCACAGCCGGGACGGTGGCGTACCAGCCTCGGCGCCCGTCACGGCCATGCCGCGAGGGGTTCGACCCGGCAGAAGTGTGGATCTCTTCCCCATCGGGGTTGACATCAATGAGCACAACGGATTCCCGATCCTCCTGCTGGACCGACGCCCCAACCCGGGCTTGCCCAGCGGAATCGCCACTGGCGTGGTGGAACGTTGCCTGGACCAGCTCAGGCGGCAGATCAGGGTGGCGGGCGCGACGCACGTCGTGTACGTACCGGTGGGAG
Above is a window of Pseudofrankia saprophytica DNA encoding:
- a CDS encoding ABC-F family ATP-binding cassette domain-containing protein is translated as MIIATDLELRAGARILVEPVSFRVQPGDRIGLVGRNGAGKTTLLKTLARETLPFGGKIDVRGEVGYLPQDPRSGDLTESARDRVLSARGLDELLRDMDKLQVEMAELADDTARDRAIRRYGRLEERFGVLGGYAAEAEAARICSSLGLPDRVLAQAIGTLSGGQRRRVELARILFAGAGNADATLLLDEPTNHLDADSIGWLRDFLRAHTGGLIVISHDVDLLDKSVNKVFHLDANRTALDVYNVGWKTYLTQREQDEKRRKRERANAEKKIDSLKAQADKMRAKATKARAAHQMDRRADRLAAGLAETRVADKVAKLRFPNPAPCGRTPLTAEGLSKSYGSLEVFTDVDLAIDRGTRVVVLGLNGAGKTTLLRILAGVEPADTGRVNPGHGLRMGYYAQEHETLDHDRSLLDNMRSAAPDTSEVELRRILGAFLFSGETVDQLAGTLSGGEKTRLALAGLVCSAANVLLLDEPTNNLDPASRAEILSALATYQGSVVLVTHDPGAVEALNPDKVLMLPDGVEDNWSPDLLELIDLA
- a CDS encoding transglutaminase family protein, coding for MSWQIRVEHSTGYRYSSPVLSSYNEARIVPQTGSGQLTLEATVRTEPAVTTYRYWDYWGTQVTAFDIHTPHTELVVTGRSLVRTAPEHEPPAGAASWPALRSDETADRHVEFLRPARYTPDHPELVEAGRELAAAHDPADFVLAVGDWVRDRLTYRPGTTGVHTSAVEAWRQCEGVCQDFAHLALVLMRAAGMPGRYVSGYLHPLVDAEPGETVEGQSHAWVEGWFGDWWGFDPTNAVRAGERHVVVARGRDYDDVSPMRGVYSGGTSSSLGVTVNVTRLS
- a CDS encoding alpha-E domain-containing protein; the protein is MLSRIAESLFWIGRYVERAESTSRILDVHVHRVLEDPWLDEASAGRELLAVMGTPPPAGSVDSHLVVELLGYDRNNSSSIVGAISAARENARSARVVVSSEAWECLNATWNELDHTEQLARRLGPHIFFRYIRERTAMLAGLVDATLARDDGWRFLALGRSLERVDMTARLLSSSIGDDPNSQSWVSLLRSCGAHESYLRTYRRAVDASRVAEFLLLDRLFPRSVYWSLALAEQILAELDSGRRGGRTTVHDAARRGVGLARTELEFRGVDELVEDMPELLRGMQRTCSEVSAAITDRYFARESPRAWATKVPV
- a CDS encoding circularly permuted type 2 ATP-grasp protein gives rise to the protein MADLFEGYPAEVQATAAWDEVFEAADTPREVYAALYDALRPLSSGDLAARKAALDRAFRDAGITFILFGEERPFPLDLVPRLLSGSEWDTIERGVVQRVRALEAFLADVYGRAEVLEEGILPRRLVMSSSHFHRAAHGIDPPNGVRCHVSGIDLIRDEDGRFRVLEDNVRVPSGVSYVIENRRAMTRVFPELFATHRVRPVADYASHLLHALRAAAPPEVADPTVVVLTPGIYNSAYFEHALLARQMGVELVEGRDLTIRNNRVTMRTTEGEQPVHVIYRRVDDDWLDPLQFRPESVVGCAGLVNAARAGRVTIANGVGNGVADDKLMYTYVPELIRYYLGEEPILPNVDTYRVEDPDQRAYVLDHLDELVVKPVDGSGGKGIVIGPQATDEELATLRTQVIADPRGWIAQRVVRLSTSPTLSSDRLGPRHIDLRPFAVNDGNRIWVLPGGLTRVALPRGSLVVNSSQGGGSKDTWVLAPELAEGERPGAYGRHVVGDFETAQGPDLGPDSSGEQQQQQQQNQQRDQDEAVATC
- the rfbB gene encoding dTDP-glucose 4,6-dehydratase codes for the protein MTTLLVTGAAGFIGSNFVRYWRTWHPADRIVALDALTYAGLRENLADVLDAAADEGEATFVHGDIRDRELIESLLREHRVDTVVNFAAESHNSLAILRPGDFFSTNVMGTQTLLEAARTVGVGRFHQISTCEVYGDLDLDDPGAFTEDSPYLPRTPYNAAKAGGDHAVRAYGYTYGLPITITNCSNNYGPYQFPEKVIPLFIARALRGEPLPLYASTKNRREWLHVTDHCRAIDAVLERGRIGETYHVGSGVEADIETIADTILAELGLPDTLKTIVPDRPSHDRRYLLDSGKLRAELGWAPQIEFTDGMRSTIAWYRDNESWWSPLIGRSPVQETAWSGT
- the glgC gene encoding glucose-1-phosphate adenylyltransferase, yielding MRGPGPRVLGLVLAGGKGTRLAPLTADRAKPAVPFGGLYRLVDFALSNLVNAGYLRIAVLTQYKSHSLDRHITTTWRMSTLLGNYITPVPAQQRLGPQWFAGSADAIHQSLNLVHDESPDIVVVFGADHVYRMDPRQMVAQHIETGAGVTVAALRVPRTEAEGFGVIRPAADGRTIEAFLEKPADPPGLPDSPDETFASMGNYVFSTKVLLDALHADAADPDSVHDMGGDIIPRLVNQGLAGVYDFSENEVPGAKERDRGYWRDVGTIDAYFDAHMDLCTLEPVFNLYNPHWPILTSVPSLPPAKFVRDAPGRTGMAVDSIVSNGVIVSGGLLRRSVLSPGVRVNSWARVENAVVMNNTVVGRRAVVRDAILDKNVVVPPGAEVGVDKEHDLARGYTVSAEGITVVGKGVTVE
- the glgA gene encoding glycogen synthase, producing MRVALLTREYPPNVYGGAGVHVEYLARELARLVDLTVHCEGDPKADDPAIPSPSAGGPVPAVRRHRPWTELDGANDALRTFSLDLSMAGAATIDLGGVDLIHSHTWYTNLGGHLAAMLAGVPHVLTSHSLEPRRPWKAEQLGGGYRLSSWAEKTAIEAASAVVAVSAGMRTDILDAYPGVDPARVHVIRNGIDTDEYSPDLGTDVLERHGVDPDRPSVVFVGRITRQKGVPVLLRAAAELDPRAQLVLCAGAPDTPELLAEVTELVDALHARRDGVIWISGMLQKPEVIQLLSHASLFACPSVYEPLGIVNLEAMACGAAVVASRVGGIPEVVDDGVTGLLVPPDDPPALAAAMNELLADPARSGAMGRAGRDRAVTEFGWPAVARQTARLYESLLAG
- a CDS encoding NYN domain-containing protein, with the protein product MTMRERPQPPAVDHDSGRFPVAVVVDGWNVRSQVSRAFGQARHVTYPGLVGGLRAYGLEVVSADLALGIEPADGPRSVTPGGRLAAALADNNEFARRWETTPGARTLPGRLRLSDTRGELEEKLVDVLCAVQICRLATQIQQGDSSARGIVLLSRDMDLIPACQFAHELDVPVWVAARETVHRRRRDHGWLLLDDAALATMAGFRGRAVLERRATVARLLHPAAGMPPPPCRVIVSSVDGPGRSVRLHSRDGGVPASAPVTAMPRGVRPGRSVDLFPIGVDINEHNGFPILLLDRRPNPGLPSGIATGVVERCLDQLRRQIRVAGATHVVYVPVGAALPGERTLLLMPAGGRALYIGPAGAVGGQASGQDRRVRVVTITEVRPTLSAPVYRQVREVTGRPMEYAVGQLEFGHRTVIIAHQESRLATGDRLAVITVGVSTGAQATVPLMMQLGSRLPERKTMT